From Chloroflexota bacterium, a single genomic window includes:
- a CDS encoding creatininase family protein gives MRFGDHTYEEIRELARGGCLAILPTGCTEQQGPHLPVDFDTWFAEELCEAASERASSSFRVNSLVLPAIPFGPTPEHRNYGAGYIDIPRKLHGDIVRAALESLAEQGFGRIVVWHGCGGHDLGDTVREFNRLHRSESAAFLPRHPFNDIWRRIGDPTVSGGHADSFSTSIALHLRPASVRRDKIIDPAHGPVDWQDPDLDFAHYSSTGVIGDPTHASAELGARLWEAAVDSVADTLRNIALSSPALGDS, from the coding sequence ATGCGCTTCGGCGATCACACCTACGAAGAGATCCGGGAGCTCGCGCGTGGGGGCTGCCTGGCAATTCTTCCAACCGGTTGCACCGAGCAGCAGGGGCCGCATCTCCCCGTGGACTTCGATACCTGGTTTGCCGAAGAGCTTTGCGAGGCGGCGTCTGAACGAGCCTCAAGCAGCTTTCGTGTCAATTCGCTGGTACTGCCAGCCATTCCCTTTGGGCCGACGCCGGAGCATCGAAACTACGGCGCGGGCTATATCGATATTCCGCGCAAGCTGCACGGCGACATCGTTCGTGCCGCACTGGAATCCCTCGCCGAGCAGGGGTTTGGGCGAATCGTCGTTTGGCACGGGTGCGGCGGCCACGACCTGGGTGACACAGTCCGGGAGTTCAACCGGCTGCACCGGAGCGAATCGGCGGCGTTCTTGCCCCGGCATCCGTTCAATGACATTTGGCGCCGCATTGGCGATCCAACGGTGTCCGGTGGTCACGCCGACAGCTTCTCGACCTCGATTGCGCTCCATCTGCGCCCGGCATCCGTCCGCCGGGACAAGATTATCGATCCCGCTCATGGGCCGGTTGACTGGCAGGATCCGGACTTAGACTTCGCGCACTATTCGTCCACGGGGGTGATTGGCGACCCAACCCATGCCAGCGCCGAGCTGGGCGCCCGGCTATGGGAGGCCGCTGTCGATAGTGTCGCCGACACCCTGCGGAACATCGCGTTGTCATCCCCGGCGCTCGGTGACTCGTAG
- a CDS encoding endonuclease/exonuclease/phosphatase family protein translates to MAVAHAATALDAARRAPSAGLLAIACALLLGLQAIRVFTTHTVWLIGETSSREVLAIVVLGGFAAAILAWPLVRVIGVQAASLWSLRLLAAGAAVGQISAVPGLDFAAGLAGTIALGWFLAMLPALGLAAPMALALALALDLTVRIGFITVDAPFAHHPAASAVVAIAVAIVALGAPAVARQATRLPAWRDAWPLIGLGPGLVVFLILSGNLGQVIVSADLDFRAAGLALAAGAAVGIVWTSALIRAGPARARVLLGVAAVVLIAGFVLLDAGTVAGLGAAAVGAALPVVLVPLVPRTDGSDRVAPSVVSMTIGLLLLVMLLFVFYSFYGPGWVMWAAVIATVLLGVGGSLRRSPDVEDERRARRRRWPAPLVAAGLVLLPAAAVAGTAAPPDTGNADSDGLRVVTYNIRQGFGVEGRFDLEAVAQTLEENPADVIALQEVGRGWVISGSADTLTWLSQRLDMPYVYGAGAGDLWGNATLTRLPIRGTVHHFDNPGRIPRGAVESEIDASGQTYTVINSHLDHAIDGGPTREAQARTLLDIWGGRTHTVLAGDLNAEADARSMQLLWQVGFLDPDAGGPPTFPADAERIDYVLHTPDLAVVEVRRPITAASDHEPVWVKLTSHTLADVASR, encoded by the coding sequence GTGGCCGTAGCGCACGCCGCGACGGCGTTGGACGCGGCTCGGCGCGCGCCGTCGGCGGGGTTGCTGGCCATCGCTTGCGCCCTGCTGCTTGGCCTCCAGGCGATTCGAGTCTTCACGACTCACACGGTTTGGCTGATCGGGGAGACGTCCAGCCGAGAGGTTCTGGCAATCGTGGTGCTCGGCGGCTTTGCCGCCGCCATCCTGGCCTGGCCGCTCGTCCGCGTTATCGGCGTGCAAGCGGCGAGCCTATGGTCGCTGCGATTGCTGGCGGCCGGGGCGGCGGTGGGACAGATCTCCGCCGTTCCAGGACTCGACTTCGCGGCGGGCCTCGCCGGCACGATTGCGCTCGGCTGGTTCCTGGCGATGCTGCCCGCGCTGGGATTGGCGGCGCCCATGGCTCTTGCCCTGGCGCTGGCGCTCGATCTGACCGTTCGCATCGGTTTCATCACCGTGGACGCGCCGTTTGCGCACCACCCGGCCGCGTCGGCGGTGGTAGCCATCGCCGTCGCCATCGTTGCGCTTGGCGCCCCGGCGGTTGCTCGTCAAGCAACGCGACTGCCAGCGTGGCGCGATGCCTGGCCGCTCATTGGTCTCGGTCCCGGGCTGGTGGTCTTTCTGATCCTCAGTGGAAACCTGGGCCAGGTCATCGTGAGCGCGGATCTTGATTTCCGCGCTGCGGGACTTGCTCTGGCTGCCGGCGCCGCCGTGGGCATCGTTTGGACCTCGGCGCTGATTCGAGCCGGGCCGGCTCGCGCACGAGTTCTGCTTGGCGTGGCTGCCGTCGTGCTCATCGCGGGTTTTGTTCTCCTTGACGCCGGGACGGTGGCGGGGCTGGGAGCCGCGGCCGTCGGCGCCGCGCTGCCGGTGGTGCTGGTTCCCCTCGTGCCGCGGACGGACGGCTCCGACCGTGTGGCGCCCAGCGTGGTATCGATGACCATTGGACTTCTTCTGCTGGTGATGCTGCTGTTCGTGTTCTATTCCTTCTACGGACCTGGGTGGGTGATGTGGGCCGCGGTCATTGCCACGGTCCTCCTGGGAGTCGGCGGCTCGTTGCGGCGGTCGCCGGACGTGGAGGACGAGAGACGGGCGCGCCGGCGCCGCTGGCCGGCCCCGCTGGTTGCCGCCGGCTTGGTGTTGCTGCCGGCAGCGGCGGTCGCCGGCACGGCAGCGCCGCCGGACACTGGAAACGCCGATTCCGACGGTCTTCGCGTGGTCACGTACAACATCCGCCAGGGATTTGGCGTGGAAGGCCGCTTCGATCTCGAGGCCGTGGCGCAAACGCTGGAGGAAAACCCGGCCGACGTGATCGCGCTGCAAGAGGTGGGTCGGGGCTGGGTGATTTCCGGCTCCGCGGACACGCTCACCTGGCTGTCGCAGCGGCTTGACATGCCCTACGTGTATGGCGCGGGTGCGGGCGATCTCTGGGGCAACGCCACCCTCACCCGGCTGCCAATACGCGGTACCGTCCATCATTTCGACAATCCGGGACGGATTCCACGCGGCGCCGTGGAATCTGAGATTGACGCCTCCGGCCAGACGTACACCGTCATCAACTCGCACTTGGATCACGCGATAGACGGCGGCCCGACGCGCGAGGCGCAGGCTCGGACGCTGCTCGACATCTGGGGCGGCCGGACGCATACGGTGCTGGCGGGGGATTTGAACGCGGAGGCGGACGCACGGTCGATGCAGTTGCTCTGGCAGGTTGGATTCCTCGACCCTGACGCCGGCGGACCGCCAACGTTTCCCGCGGACGCTGAGCGCATCGACTATGTGCTGCACACCCCCGACCTTGCGGTGGTTGAGGTCCGCCGGCCGATCACCGCTGCCTCCGACCACGAGCCGGTGTGGGTGAAGCTGACGTCGCACACCCTGGCGGACGTCGCTTCTCGCTAG
- a CDS encoding type II toxin-antitoxin system VapB family antitoxin: MRTTLNLDERLLRDAQRLTGIDGISALVHEGLRALIERESARHLARLGGSEPRLQACPRRRTLPE; this comes from the coding sequence GTGAGAACGACGCTGAATCTCGACGAGCGCCTGTTGCGAGACGCGCAACGCCTCACCGGCATCGACGGAATTTCGGCGCTGGTCCACGAAGGGCTGCGAGCCCTGATCGAGCGCGAAAGCGCTCGGCACCTGGCGAGGCTAGGTGGAAGTGAGCCGCGGCTACAGGCCTGCCCACGACGCAGAACATTGCCCGAATGA